Proteins encoded by one window of Lathyrus oleraceus cultivar Zhongwan6 chromosome 1, CAAS_Psat_ZW6_1.0, whole genome shotgun sequence:
- the LOC127100994 gene encoding uncharacterized protein LOC127100994: MHYIHTLHQHHKKQTLSYLLFVSGIENLKMTTSVRHTFTLKYKEPKLDSLKGLISDLSLSRRDEFGKSYGKILSLLNKKVDYGVIGSLAQYYDPPLCCFTFADFQLAPTLEEVERIVGLKLKDFNPFPKLEEDMGPKKIASALSINVPTVRDNWAEKGGCKGFAAMFLEDLALKFKKSGNWNAFYAVVALLIHGIVLFPNVEKFVDQVAIEVFLSGNPVPFLLADIYYALHARHEKRGGVLLCCAPLLYTWFMQHMPEEGPFVVKELKSPQKLASLTASSIRWYIREWETPNIIGCINYNPMLSRLQHGYPMDGPPDAKDLQPFVLSDIQASNPDVRAVRKAWLKVVRMGKEFGKRNILAKEPYTQWVKERVEKIQLPYILKAPAFPKTLEPEPILPEDMEKLVTKVKELEVENAELRIQMNRVILENQNLKEERKGKAQELEDSNKRARLLEDQKDDLDHILLGSTSVIRTRKEELKKAEYRICELGRLLDKSLMDKKEIKLDFEAQIRDLRDALKKCEEKLSREILQKEEAERNCHHLRYQLEEATRRFAVLESQEGDAAYLLLKNDCVYWKRLYREARATLDEDQKVIQKL, from the exons ATGCATTACATTCatacattgcatcaacatcataaaaagcAAACTCTTAGTTACctcttatttgtttcaggaattgagaacttgaaaatgacaactTCAGTGAGACACACTTTCACGcttaagtacaaggaacctaagTTGGATAGTCTGAAGGGTTTGATCTCTGATTTGTCTCTCAGCAGACGTGATGAGTTTGGAAAAAGCTATGGGAAAATTTTGAGCCTTCTAAATAAGAAAGTTGACTATGGAGTTATCGGCTCTCTGGCACAATATTATGATCCACCTCTGTGTTGTTTCACATTCGCTGATTTCCAActagctcctactttggaagaagttGAGAGGATCGTAGGACTCAAGTTGAAAGATTTTAATCCGTTTCCAAAGCTCGAAGAAGATATGGGCCCAAAGAAGATAGCTTCGGCCCTAAGTATCAATGTCCCGACTGTTCGAGACAATTGGGCTGAAAAAGGGGGTTGCAAAGGTTTTGCCGCGATGTTTTTGGAGGATTTAGCTCTAAAGTTCAAGAAAAGTGGAAACTGGAATGCATTCTATGCTGTGGTGGCTTTATTGATTCATGGGATTGTGTTATTCccaaatgttgaaaaatttgtggatcAAGTGGCCATAGAAGTCTTTCTCTCTGGCAATCCAGTACCATTTCTCTTAGCTGATATTTACTATGCCCTTCACGCTCGACATGAAAAGAGGGGTGGAGTGTTGTTGTGTTGTGCTCCGTTGCTTTACACTTGGTTCATGCAACACATGcccgaagaaggtccttttgtGGTAAAAGAACTTAAGTCTCCTCAGAAATTAGCTTCTCTCACCGCAAGTTCCATCAGATGGTATATCCGAGAGTGGGAAACCCCAAACATTATA ggttgcatcaactataatCCTATGTTATCTCGATTACAACACGGTTACCCCATGGATGGTCCTCCTGACGCAAAGGACTTACAGCCATTTGTGCTCTctgacatccaagcaagcaatcctgATGTAAGAGCAGTACGAAAGGCTTGGTTAAAGGTTGTAAGAATGGGTAAAGAGTTTGGAAAGAGAAATATTCTTGCCAAAGAACCTTACACGCAATGGGTGAAAGAAAGAGTTGAGAAAATCCAGTTGCCATATATCTTAAAGGCTCCAGCTTTTCCTAAAACTCTTGAGCCCGAGCCTATACtccctgaggacatggagaaactcGTTACTAAGGTTAAAGAGCTCGAAGTGGAGAATGCCGAATTACGAATTCAGATGAACCGAGTTATCTTGGAAAATCAGAATTTGAAAGAGGAACGTAAGGGAAAAGCCCAAGAACTTGAGGATAGCAACAAGAGAGCTAGGCTTTTGGAAGACCAGAAAGATGATCTTGATCATATCCTATTGGGTTCCACATCAGTGATCCGAACCAGGAAGGAGGAGCTCAAGAAAGCTGAGTATAGGATCTGTGAGCTAGGGAGATTGTTGGATAAATCTCTTATGGATAAAAAGGAAATTAAGCTTGACTTTGAGGCACAGATCCGTGACTTAAGGGACGCTCTGAAGAAGTGCGAGGAAAAGTTATCTCGCGAGATCCTCCAAAAGGAAGAAGCTGAAAGAAACTGTCACCATCTCAGGTACCAGTTAGAAGAAGCTACTAGGAGGTTCGCAGTTTTGGAGAGCCAAGAAGGTGACGCGGCCTATTTACTCCTGAAGAACGATTGTGTGTACTGGAAGAGGTTGTACAGAGAAGCTAGAGCAACCTTAGATGAAGATCAAAAGGTCATCCAGAAACTCTAA